A genomic segment from Streptomyces sp. NBC_00459 encodes:
- a CDS encoding RICIN domain-containing protein, whose protein sequence is MRRTGRGPRRRAGSLTAGILLLAAFLAAPAASAVEMPGATLVNETFDAQTDPANFGFPVGAAIGNGVLDVTKGMGDYTTSVRPFTSSITHEKTLDLRFDWKTAINSTGMKTGLELRDSAGRLVFGMSATGAEFRHAATGPDSDSASAPDALNPAWTRISFDRTKWYTVDLHMDFTLGTVQYTVTSKEAAPKVLVSTTRSITGQNLAKLVACNYYGTGAQSIDNFRLTRPAHPAHGSLAGSSVYAFGDSIVHGHQYTRSFVNFVAEREGMTLTKYARNGATVGPAPSATGGQILNQVKAASSQAPDFVVFDGGTNDAIEIHDTHTYQLGAVGGSQDPATLDPGTYAGALETTIYTMRQKWPTAQLVYVAVHKMGSRDWDTQLALRQVQLQAAQKWGVAVADVFGDAALDTRVDAQRVAYTFDGLVDGYPGSGGSGTHPNIAGITDFYAPVLSSELSRLAGTTTLEARHSGKCAEAVASSTAAGAEIEQAGCSRVDDQRWRQHELGAGYYRFVSRHSGLCLDVAGSSTADKAAIVQQTCDGRTSQQWRLNDIGSGHVEIVARHSGKCLDVDRALTTDGARLLQYTCWNDETHTNQHWTEGPT, encoded by the coding sequence ATGCGCAGAACGGGTCGTGGGCCCCGAAGACGGGCCGGCTCCCTGACCGCCGGCATTCTGCTCCTCGCGGCCTTCCTCGCCGCTCCGGCGGCTTCCGCCGTGGAGATGCCGGGCGCGACGCTGGTCAACGAGACGTTCGACGCTCAGACGGACCCCGCGAACTTCGGGTTTCCGGTCGGGGCCGCCATCGGCAACGGCGTCCTGGACGTCACGAAGGGCATGGGCGACTACACCACGTCGGTACGGCCGTTCACGTCCTCGATCACCCACGAGAAGACGCTCGACCTGCGGTTCGACTGGAAGACGGCCATCAACAGCACCGGGATGAAGACCGGCCTGGAACTGCGTGACAGCGCCGGACGCCTGGTCTTCGGCATGTCCGCGACCGGCGCGGAGTTCCGCCACGCCGCGACCGGCCCCGACTCGGACTCCGCCTCCGCCCCGGACGCGCTCAACCCCGCCTGGACCAGGATCAGCTTCGACCGGACCAAGTGGTACACGGTCGACCTGCACATGGACTTCACCCTCGGCACGGTCCAGTACACGGTCACCAGCAAGGAAGCCGCGCCGAAGGTCCTGGTCTCCACCACCAGGAGCATCACCGGACAGAACCTGGCGAAGCTCGTCGCCTGCAACTACTACGGCACCGGTGCGCAGTCGATCGACAACTTCCGCCTGACCCGGCCCGCGCACCCCGCCCACGGATCCCTCGCCGGCTCGTCCGTGTACGCCTTCGGCGACAGCATCGTCCACGGGCACCAGTACACGCGCAGCTTCGTGAACTTCGTCGCCGAACGCGAGGGCATGACGCTGACGAAGTACGCACGCAACGGAGCGACGGTGGGACCGGCGCCCAGCGCCACCGGTGGACAGATCCTGAACCAGGTGAAGGCGGCGAGCTCGCAGGCGCCCGACTTCGTCGTCTTCGACGGCGGCACGAACGACGCGATCGAGATCCACGACACGCACACCTACCAGCTCGGCGCGGTCGGCGGTTCCCAGGACCCCGCCACCCTCGACCCCGGCACCTACGCCGGGGCACTCGAAACCACCATCTACACAATGCGGCAGAAGTGGCCGACCGCCCAACTGGTCTACGTGGCCGTCCACAAGATGGGCTCGCGTGACTGGGACACCCAGCTCGCCCTGCGCCAGGTGCAGTTGCAGGCCGCCCAGAAGTGGGGCGTCGCGGTGGCCGACGTGTTCGGGGACGCGGCGCTCGACACGCGTGTCGACGCTCAACGGGTGGCGTACACCTTCGACGGACTCGTGGACGGCTATCCGGGCAGCGGTGGCAGCGGCACACATCCGAACATCGCCGGGATCACCGACTTCTACGCCCCCGTGCTCTCGTCGGAGTTGTCCCGGTTGGCCGGCACGACGACGCTTGAGGCCCGGCATTCGGGCAAGTGTGCAGAGGCGGTCGCCTCCTCGACCGCCGCCGGCGCCGAGATCGAACAGGCGGGCTGCTCGCGCGTCGACGACCAGCGGTGGCGGCAGCACGAACTCGGCGCGGGCTACTACCGGTTCGTTTCCCGGCACTCGGGACTGTGCCTGGACGTGGCCGGCTCCTCCACGGCGGACAAGGCCGCGATCGTCCAGCAGACCTGCGACGGTCGCACCAGCCAGCAGTGGCGGCTGAACGACATCGGCAGCGGCCACGTCGAGATCGTCGCCCGCCACTCCGGCAAGTGTCTCGACGTGGACCGGGCCCTCACGACGGACGGGGCGCGGCTGCTGCAGTACACCTGCTGGAACGACGAGACGCACACGAACCAGCACTGGACTGAGGGTCCGACATGA
- a CDS encoding DUF4978 domain-containing protein — protein sequence MKSNTSPWSRRRFLATSGAAALGGMALNLAGGLPRAAAAGGVVSYVDTSRATYDKIVLMVDGKPFFHSGVQFRYEKHKYTFGWTDAQLKPVLGMIRDDGFTVVNIPIWWSQVETSKDTFDWTEIDRYLAWCGEYGLKLELLWFGHESTGASLAPRMPAYVMNDYQYVVRPDGTRLSLNGNPLLDKTDPNLLAREKFVLGRLMTHLASADTAHTVMGIQVLNEPNVANQQGGSSLDRSYSTSSTARWNSGGYTDASKFRKDVLLDYLTQLGQVIKQSEHSVYTRVNIAGSGDTVPVAENEALRSQGTSTIDFFGKDPYSSNLDTLYNYGQDAVWAQGKNFPMIMENFGGSPAADVEKFNGIAGNTAFNLYAFLDPDAATGSSNLGLYDFNPTTKVVTRKAVSDKVARLNHVLNKIHRDLASKAPVERGGTNLQTFNRNATASSTTTKPLGGVNITFTTSSGAQAFGVSRGAAEFAFTSTTQATFTLPGTIGVVRSVETGRYDANDTWVKSGTKAYNTVSGDTVIALAAGECVRVTHLVSGARYKLRNTSSGKYLDTDANGAVVLASATTYDDQDWIVTKDPSGAWTIRNARTGRLYLEAGAADDSVVWNSGTVADASLWTLEGVAAGGLRARNTRTGSAYLYGNSADEAKWNTGTQDASTVWEFQPR from the coding sequence ATGAAGTCGAACACCAGCCCCTGGTCGCGCCGCAGATTCCTCGCCACGAGCGGGGCCGCGGCCCTCGGAGGCATGGCGCTGAACCTCGCCGGCGGCCTCCCGCGGGCCGCAGCGGCCGGCGGCGTGGTGTCCTACGTCGACACATCGAGAGCCACGTACGACAAGATCGTCCTGATGGTGGACGGCAAGCCCTTCTTCCACAGTGGCGTCCAGTTCCGGTACGAGAAGCACAAGTACACGTTCGGCTGGACGGACGCGCAGTTGAAGCCGGTGCTCGGGATGATCCGCGACGACGGGTTCACCGTGGTGAACATTCCGATCTGGTGGTCGCAGGTCGAGACCTCGAAGGACACCTTCGACTGGACCGAGATCGACCGCTACCTGGCCTGGTGCGGGGAGTACGGCCTCAAACTGGAACTCCTGTGGTTCGGCCACGAGTCGACAGGCGCCTCCCTCGCGCCGCGGATGCCGGCCTACGTGATGAACGACTACCAGTACGTGGTCAGGCCCGACGGCACCAGGCTGTCCCTGAACGGCAACCCCCTCCTGGACAAGACCGATCCGAACCTGCTCGCCAGGGAGAAGTTCGTACTCGGCCGGCTCATGACGCACCTCGCGTCCGCCGACACCGCTCACACCGTCATGGGCATCCAGGTGCTGAACGAACCGAACGTGGCGAACCAGCAGGGCGGTTCGTCCCTCGACCGGAGCTACAGCACCTCCAGCACCGCCCGCTGGAACAGCGGCGGGTACACCGACGCGTCGAAGTTCCGCAAGGACGTACTGCTGGACTACCTGACCCAGCTGGGACAGGTGATCAAGCAGTCTGAGCACTCGGTGTACACGCGGGTCAACATCGCCGGCAGCGGGGACACGGTGCCGGTCGCCGAGAACGAGGCCCTCAGGAGCCAGGGGACGTCGACCATCGACTTCTTCGGCAAGGACCCGTACTCCTCGAACCTCGACACGCTCTACAACTACGGGCAGGACGCCGTCTGGGCCCAGGGGAAGAACTTCCCCATGATCATGGAGAACTTCGGTGGCTCCCCGGCGGCGGACGTCGAGAAGTTCAACGGCATCGCCGGCAACACCGCCTTCAATCTCTATGCCTTCCTGGACCCGGATGCCGCCACGGGCAGCAGCAACCTCGGCCTGTACGACTTCAATCCCACCACCAAGGTCGTCACGCGCAAGGCCGTCTCGGACAAGGTCGCCCGGCTCAACCACGTACTGAACAAGATCCACAGGGACCTCGCCTCCAAGGCACCGGTGGAACGCGGCGGAACCAACCTGCAGACGTTCAACCGGAACGCGACCGCCTCCAGCACCACCACCAAGCCCCTGGGTGGCGTCAACATCACGTTTACGACATCGAGCGGTGCGCAGGCGTTCGGCGTCAGTCGCGGTGCGGCCGAGTTCGCCTTCACCAGCACGACCCAGGCCACGTTCACCCTGCCGGGAACCATCGGTGTCGTACGGTCCGTCGAGACCGGCCGGTACGACGCGAACGACACCTGGGTGAAGTCCGGCACCAAGGCGTACAACACCGTGTCCGGGGACACCGTCATCGCCCTGGCGGCCGGCGAATGCGTGCGGGTCACCCACCTCGTCAGCGGCGCGCGGTACAAGCTGAGGAACACGTCCTCGGGCAAGTACCTCGACACCGATGCGAACGGCGCGGTTGTGCTCGCGTCCGCGACCACCTACGACGACCAGGACTGGATCGTCACGAAGGACCCGTCCGGAGCCTGGACCATCAGGAACGCGCGCACCGGACGCCTCTACCTGGAAGCCGGCGCCGCCGACGACAGCGTCGTCTGGAACTCCGGCACCGTCGCCGACGCCTCGCTCTGGACCCTGGAAGGGGTCGCGGCAGGCGGGCTCCGTGCCAGGAACACCCGCACGGGAAGTGCCTACCTGTACGGGAACTCCGCGGACGAGGCGAAGTGGAACACGGGAACGCAGGACGCGAGCACGGTCTGGGAGTTCCAGCCCAGGTAG
- a CDS encoding substrate-binding domain-containing protein, which produces MTQADVLRALDARAAGQWGLVTTTQVKPDGVQGVQLLRLERAGALENVGHGVYRLVSSPPPEHLRIKVAWLRLDPGTPVRDRLTDAPGSGVVSHTSACAVHGLGGLPTDPVELTVPSRRTTRDETVVLHRAAMDADDITVVDGLPVTTVPRTVVDLLDDRADAARTGVFVAEAAARGLVRVDDLAPRVAAFAGAYGLPSEATGADLLEFLCERAGRALPARKGGRPAARASAPERKRPTIWEVAERAGVSHQTVSRFLKNDSGMKPATRARVEQAVAELDYRPNLMARSMRTRRTHRITIVLPELSGFVPIPLLRGASAAAHEAGYMTDVVGLEGGESRRASSALSLLETRQTDGVLSLVPLGDLADGPADERRPVVVLGEYDDNLQSRGRLADGRPSEEILRHLADQGHRRFLHVAGSQDWASARNRRAVYVEAVERLGLESFGVVDGDWSVRSGYEAARDLPADSGVTAVLAANDYVALGVLRGFQDRGVRVPEEMSVFGWDDEEFTRYFSPSISTVHVNKEEVGRQSMLSLLALLRGEPEPRSEVTDLFHLVPRGSSGPVGR; this is translated from the coding sequence ATGACTCAGGCCGACGTATTGCGGGCTCTGGACGCCAGGGCCGCCGGCCAGTGGGGGCTGGTGACCACCACGCAGGTGAAGCCGGACGGCGTGCAGGGCGTGCAGTTGCTGCGGCTGGAGCGGGCCGGGGCACTGGAGAACGTCGGCCACGGGGTGTACCGCCTGGTCTCCTCTCCCCCGCCGGAACACCTCAGGATCAAGGTCGCGTGGCTGCGGCTGGACCCCGGGACCCCGGTACGGGACCGCCTCACCGACGCCCCTGGATCGGGCGTCGTCTCCCACACCTCCGCGTGTGCGGTGCACGGCCTGGGCGGCCTGCCCACAGACCCCGTGGAGCTGACGGTCCCGTCCCGCCGCACCACCCGGGACGAGACCGTCGTGCTGCACCGCGCGGCCATGGACGCCGACGACATCACCGTCGTCGACGGACTGCCGGTGACCACTGTGCCGCGTACCGTCGTCGACCTGCTGGACGACCGTGCCGACGCGGCCCGTACGGGCGTGTTCGTCGCCGAGGCCGCCGCCCGCGGCCTGGTGCGCGTCGACGACCTCGCACCACGGGTCGCGGCCTTCGCCGGTGCCTACGGGCTGCCCTCGGAGGCGACCGGCGCGGATCTGCTGGAGTTCCTGTGCGAGCGGGCGGGGCGTGCGCTGCCGGCGCGGAAAGGCGGTCGGCCCGCCGCCAGGGCCTCCGCTCCGGAGAGGAAGCGGCCGACCATCTGGGAGGTCGCCGAGCGGGCCGGCGTGTCGCACCAGACCGTGTCCCGGTTCCTGAAGAACGACAGCGGCATGAAGCCCGCGACTCGGGCGAGGGTCGAGCAGGCTGTCGCCGAGCTGGACTACCGGCCCAACCTCATGGCGCGGTCGATGCGCACACGGCGGACCCACCGGATCACCATCGTGCTGCCCGAGCTGAGTGGATTCGTTCCGATTCCCCTGCTGAGGGGCGCCTCCGCCGCGGCGCATGAAGCCGGGTACATGACCGACGTCGTCGGGCTGGAAGGCGGCGAGTCACGGCGCGCCAGCAGCGCATTGTCCCTGCTGGAGACCCGGCAGACGGACGGGGTGCTGTCACTGGTTCCGCTGGGGGACCTGGCCGACGGCCCGGCCGACGAGCGGCGGCCCGTGGTGGTGCTGGGCGAGTACGACGACAACCTCCAGTCCCGGGGACGGCTGGCCGACGGACGGCCCTCCGAGGAGATCCTGCGTCACCTCGCGGACCAGGGCCACCGCCGGTTCCTCCACGTCGCCGGATCGCAGGACTGGGCTTCGGCACGCAACCGGCGTGCGGTGTACGTGGAGGCGGTCGAGCGACTGGGCCTTGAGTCCTTCGGCGTCGTCGACGGGGACTGGTCCGTTCGCTCCGGCTACGAGGCCGCTCGGGATCTGCCCGCCGATTCCGGTGTGACGGCCGTGCTGGCAGCGAACGACTACGTCGCCCTGGGCGTGCTGCGCGGCTTCCAGGACCGCGGCGTCCGGGTGCCCGAGGAGATGAGCGTCTTCGGCTGGGACGACGAGGAGTTCACCCGGTACTTCTCACCGAGCATCTCCACCGTGCACGTCAACAAGGAGGAGGTGGGCCGCCAGTCGATGCTGTCGCTGCTCGCCCTTCTGCGCGGCGAGCCCGAGCCGAGGTCCGAGGTGACGGATCTGTTCCACCTCGTGCCGCGAGGGTCGAGCGGCCCGGTCGGCCGCTGA
- a CDS encoding Gfo/Idh/MocA family protein: MTEYSQPVRVAIVGAGNIAEGCHMPAVEAQNGEATVIAVVDVDLPRAEAFAARWSVPAAYDSLDRMLREQQPDLVVVCTPPIAHGEAITACLDAGASVWCEKPPTLSVAEYDDVAAHEREGGPYVSYVFQHRFGSGARALREHIRTGRLGAPLVGVCHTLWYRDDAYFEVPWRGRWETEGGGPTMGHGIHQMDLMLSLMGEWTEVRAAMGTLARDVETEDVSMAMVRFAGGAMVSMVNSLLSPRETSYLRFDFPEATVELNHLYGYDNSHWTWTPAPHRADATAQELGAPLDDEPSSHAAQLRALVRSLRAGERPEASGDDGRRVLAFIAALYESAATGRPVTPDMITPDGPFYHSMSGRVGAARDSVDKEPSRV; this comes from the coding sequence ATGACCGAGTACAGCCAGCCCGTGCGGGTGGCGATCGTCGGTGCCGGAAACATCGCCGAGGGCTGCCACATGCCGGCCGTCGAGGCCCAGAACGGCGAGGCGACCGTCATCGCCGTGGTCGACGTCGACCTGCCGCGCGCCGAGGCGTTCGCCGCCCGCTGGAGCGTTCCCGCCGCCTACGACAGCCTGGACCGGATGCTCCGGGAACAGCAGCCGGACCTGGTCGTCGTCTGCACGCCCCCGATCGCCCACGGCGAGGCCATCACCGCCTGTCTGGACGCCGGTGCGTCGGTGTGGTGCGAGAAACCCCCCACCCTCTCGGTCGCCGAGTACGACGACGTCGCCGCCCACGAGCGCGAGGGCGGCCCGTACGTCTCCTACGTCTTCCAGCACCGGTTCGGGTCCGGCGCCCGGGCCCTGCGGGAGCACATCCGCACCGGCCGCCTCGGCGCTCCCCTGGTCGGCGTCTGCCACACCCTCTGGTACCGGGACGACGCCTACTTCGAGGTGCCCTGGCGCGGCAGGTGGGAGACCGAGGGCGGCGGTCCCACCATGGGCCACGGCATCCACCAGATGGACCTCATGCTGTCCCTGATGGGCGAGTGGACCGAGGTCCGCGCAGCCATGGGCACGCTGGCCCGCGACGTGGAGACCGAGGACGTGTCCATGGCGATGGTCCGCTTCGCCGGTGGCGCCATGGTGTCCATGGTCAACAGTCTCCTCTCGCCCCGGGAGACCAGCTACCTGCGCTTCGACTTCCCCGAGGCCACCGTCGAGCTGAACCACCTCTACGGCTACGACAACTCCCACTGGACCTGGACCCCCGCGCCCCACCGGGCCGACGCCACGGCCCAGGAACTGGGAGCGCCGCTGGATGACGAACCCAGTTCGCACGCCGCGCAGTTGCGCGCCCTGGTGCGGTCGCTGCGCGCCGGGGAACGCCCCGAAGCCAGTGGTGACGACGGCCGCCGCGTCCTGGCTTTCATCGCAGCCCTGTACGAGTCGGCGGCGACCGGGCGACCCGTCACCCCGGACATGATCACTCCGGACGGTCCCTTCTACCACTCCATGAGCGGTCGCGTCGGCGCCGCCCGGGACAGCGTCGACAAGGAGCCGAGCCGTGTCTGA
- a CDS encoding PmoA family protein, translating into MSDTPFRIEHDNAGTEFVVSAAGRDLATYVYRPDTPLEESPKPYFYPLKTLSGAPVGVYRPWDHRWHKGLQMTWSHLSGDNFWGGPTFEEGAPGHGYVWRENHGSQVHRAFASQEASGNEVTVVQNLDWIASSDEVWLDETRTLRFHGADARDGVWALDFTTALTNMRHQPLELGSPTTHGRPNAGYTGLFWRGPRSWTGADVIADGGHEGDAVMGTRGAWAAISGEHDELDGGATVLAYAGTTSAATPLTWFARSSAFACLNPSPAFDTEIKLEPGETLSLSHRFVFVDRVLGRPELEPLAREFAL; encoded by the coding sequence GTGTCTGACACCCCCTTCCGCATCGAGCACGACAACGCCGGGACCGAATTCGTGGTGTCCGCCGCGGGCAGGGACCTCGCCACGTACGTCTACCGGCCGGACACACCCCTCGAAGAGTCCCCCAAGCCCTACTTCTACCCGTTGAAGACCCTCTCCGGCGCACCCGTGGGCGTCTACCGGCCCTGGGACCACCGCTGGCACAAGGGCCTGCAGATGACCTGGTCACACCTGTCCGGCGACAACTTCTGGGGCGGGCCCACCTTCGAGGAGGGTGCACCCGGCCACGGCTACGTCTGGCGCGAGAACCACGGCAGTCAGGTGCACCGGGCCTTCGCCTCGCAGGAGGCGAGCGGCAACGAGGTGACGGTCGTCCAGAACCTCGACTGGATCGCCTCGAGCGACGAGGTGTGGCTCGACGAGACCCGCACCCTGCGCTTCCACGGCGCCGATGCCCGCGATGGTGTCTGGGCGCTGGACTTCACCACCGCCCTGACCAACATGCGTCACCAGCCCCTGGAACTGGGCAGTCCCACCACACACGGCCGCCCCAACGCCGGTTACACAGGGCTGTTCTGGCGCGGGCCCCGGTCCTGGACCGGGGCGGACGTCATCGCCGACGGGGGTCATGAGGGCGACGCCGTCATGGGCACGCGGGGCGCCTGGGCAGCCATCAGCGGCGAGCACGACGAGCTGGACGGCGGCGCCACGGTCCTTGCCTACGCCGGCACCACCAGCGCCGCCACCCCGCTGACGTGGTTCGCCCGCAGCAGCGCCTTCGCCTGCCTCAACCCGTCGCCCGCCTTCGACACGGAGATCAAGCTGGAACCCGGTGAGACACTGTCCCTGAGCCACCGCTTCGTGTTCGTCGACCGCGTGCTGGGTCGTCCCGAACTGGAGCCGCTCGCGCGGGAGTTCGCGCTGTGA
- a CDS encoding cupin domain-containing protein, with amino-acid sequence MGLSRLEVYPWPTADEEHGGSPHMHLACAECYVVVSGHGRLETLDHQGPATTELLPGDVVSFTPGTIHRAVNDGDLRVIVVMQNSGLPEAGDAVMTFPPQYLSPDAYPATASLLDADGSPSPERARARRDLAVEGFTELKRQWRLGNHSAYEDFCAAAVRLVQPRLDTWEKTVNDGALTAARTALRQIDALRHDDFHHLSDAKVSRIAQPPRQTLGMCGFLHAYVQEAGTGTTT; translated from the coding sequence GTGGGACTCAGCCGGCTCGAGGTGTATCCGTGGCCCACGGCGGACGAGGAGCACGGCGGCTCGCCCCACATGCACCTGGCCTGCGCGGAGTGTTACGTCGTCGTCAGCGGCCACGGCCGGCTGGAGACCCTCGACCACCAGGGGCCCGCGACGACCGAACTGCTCCCCGGTGACGTGGTCTCGTTCACCCCCGGCACGATCCACCGAGCGGTCAACGACGGGGATCTGCGCGTGATCGTCGTCATGCAGAACAGCGGCCTCCCGGAAGCGGGCGACGCGGTCATGACCTTTCCACCCCAGTACCTCTCCCCCGACGCCTATCCGGCCACGGCCTCTCTCCTCGACGCCGACGGCAGCCCCAGCCCCGAGCGCGCACGGGCCCGCAGGGACTTGGCCGTCGAGGGATTCACCGAACTGAAGCGACAGTGGCGGCTCGGCAACCACTCCGCGTACGAGGACTTCTGCGCGGCAGCGGTGCGGCTGGTCCAACCCCGCCTGGACACCTGGGAGAAGACGGTCAACGACGGCGCGCTGACCGCCGCGCGGACAGCGCTGCGGCAGATCGACGCGTTGAGGCACGACGACTTCCACCACCTGTCCGACGCGAAGGTGTCGCGTATCGCCCAACCGCCCCGGCAGACCCTGGGCATGTGTGGCTTCCTGCACGCCTACGTACAGGAAGCCGGGACCGGCACAACGACCTGA
- a CDS encoding glycoside hydrolase family 43 protein produces MSSIRPEGGGHADAATTPILSGMYPDPSVCRVGEEYYLANSSFEYSPGVPIWRSRNLVSWRQIGNALTRDEQFPAGRSPSSRGIYAPTLRHHAGRFWLITTNIDDARGGHQIYHASDPAGPWSAPVCLTGLDGIDPDLAWDDEGTCLVTYCSWSESEIGIRQVAVDPEKGHVLEEPRWIWHGTGLAHSEGPHLYRRGDRWYLVIAEGGTDRGHVVSVARSGSPRGPFEAAPRNPVFTHRSTAHPVQNVGHADLVERPDGTWAAVYLGTRPRGRSPRFHVNGRETFLADVSWVDGWPRFEAARRHVPTGQRDFEDDFSAPGPDPRWVSPGQRPDRFVRGTPEGVVVGHAPSGTGEPSGLFTRVGGDHWEADFVVDPGEGACTVALRLDGSHWYGLRVADGEVTAVARVGQVRSALGSRPLPDSPVTLRVRSTEPTWNGPDDIELGLDGAGGFDVLARLDGRYLSTEVAGGFTGRLVGVWTESGEVLVRRVRFTERRA; encoded by the coding sequence ATGAGTTCGATACGGCCGGAAGGCGGTGGGCACGCCGACGCGGCGACCACTCCGATCCTGTCCGGGATGTACCCCGACCCCTCGGTGTGCCGGGTCGGCGAGGAGTACTACCTGGCCAACTCGTCGTTCGAGTACAGCCCCGGTGTGCCGATCTGGCGTTCCCGGAACCTGGTCTCGTGGCGTCAGATCGGCAATGCCCTGACGAGGGACGAGCAGTTTCCTGCGGGCCGTTCGCCGTCGAGCCGTGGCATCTACGCCCCGACACTGCGCCACCACGCGGGACGGTTCTGGCTGATCACCACGAACATCGACGACGCCCGTGGCGGCCATCAGATCTACCACGCGAGCGACCCCGCCGGACCGTGGTCCGCGCCGGTGTGCCTCACCGGACTCGACGGCATCGACCCCGACCTGGCCTGGGACGACGAGGGAACGTGCCTGGTCACGTACTGCTCGTGGTCGGAGTCCGAGATCGGCATCAGACAGGTCGCGGTCGATCCGGAGAAGGGCCACGTCCTCGAAGAGCCGCGGTGGATCTGGCACGGCACCGGCCTGGCCCACTCCGAGGGGCCGCACCTGTACCGGCGCGGCGACCGGTGGTACCTGGTCATCGCCGAAGGCGGCACCGACCGGGGCCACGTGGTGTCGGTCGCACGCTCCGGGAGCCCCCGAGGACCGTTCGAGGCCGCCCCGCGCAATCCGGTCTTCACCCATCGCAGTACGGCTCATCCCGTCCAGAACGTCGGTCACGCCGATCTGGTCGAGCGTCCCGACGGGACGTGGGCGGCGGTGTATCTCGGCACACGGCCACGCGGCCGCAGTCCCCGCTTCCACGTCAACGGGCGGGAGACGTTCCTCGCCGACGTCTCGTGGGTGGACGGCTGGCCCCGGTTCGAGGCGGCGAGACGCCATGTCCCCACGGGACAGCGGGACTTCGAGGACGACTTCTCCGCGCCCGGACCGGATCCCAGGTGGGTCTCCCCGGGGCAGCGTCCCGACCGGTTCGTCCGCGGTACGCCGGAAGGGGTGGTCGTGGGTCACGCACCGAGCGGGACCGGCGAGCCCTCGGGTCTGTTCACGCGGGTCGGCGGAGACCACTGGGAGGCCGACTTCGTCGTCGATCCGGGCGAGGGCGCGTGCACCGTCGCCCTACGGCTCGACGGTTCCCACTGGTACGGCCTGCGCGTCGCCGACGGCGAGGTCACCGCCGTCGCACGGGTCGGACAGGTCCGGTCAGCCCTGGGATCCCGCCCACTGCCCGACTCCCCTGTCACCCTCCGCGTCCGATCCACGGAGCCCACCTGGAACGGGCCCGACGACATCGAACTGGGTCTGGACGGCGCGGGCGGCTTCGACGTCCTCGCCCGCCTCGACGGACGCTATCTCTCCACCGAGGTGGCCGGTGGGTTCACCGGACGCCTGGTCGGTGTGTGGACCGAGTCGGGGGAGGTCCTGGTCCGCCGTGTCCGGTTCACCGAGCGGCGCGCATGA